Proteins encoded by one window of Brienomyrus brachyistius isolate T26 chromosome 1, BBRACH_0.4, whole genome shotgun sequence:
- the u2af1 gene encoding splicing factor U2AF 35 kDa subunit has product MAEYLASIFGTEKDKVNCSFYFKIGACRHGDRCSRLHNKPTFSQTIALLNIYRNPQNTAQSADGLRSAVSDVEMQEHYDEFFEEVFTEMEEKYGEVEEMNVCDNLGDHLVGNVYVKFRREEDAEKAVMDLNNRWFNGQPIHAELSPVTDFREACCRQYEMGECTRGGFCNFMHLKPISRELRRELYGRRRKRHRSRSRSRERRSRSRDRGGRGGGGGGGGGGGGGGGGGRDRERRRSRDRERSGRF; this is encoded by the exons ATGGCGGAGTACTTGGCGTCCATTTTCGGCACAGAAAAAGACAA aGTCAACTGCTCTTTTTACTTCAAGATCGGGGCTTGTCGCCATGGAGACCGCTGCTCCAGGTTGCACAACAAGCCGACGTTCAGCCAG ACTATCGCCCTCCTGAATATTTACCGCAACCCTCAAAATACCGCGCAGTCTGCTGACGGGTTACGCT CTGCGGTCAGCGACGTGGAGATGCAGGAGCATTATGACGAGTTCTTTGAG GAGGTCTTCACAGAAATGGAGGAAAAGTATGGAGAGGTGGAGGAGATGAACGTGTGTGATAACTTGGGAGACCATCTGGTTGGAAATGTGTATGTTAAG TTCCGCCGTGAGGAGGATGCGGAGAAGGCCGTCATGGACCTCAACAACCGCTGGTTCAATGGTCAGCCAATCCATGCCGAACTCTCACCTGTAACAGACTTCAGAGAAGCCTGCTGTCGTCAGTATGAGATGGG GGAGTGCACTCGAGGTGGATTTTGTAACTTCATGCACCTGAAGCCCATTTCTCGAGAGCTTCGTAGAGAACTGTATGGCCGGCGCAGGAAAAG ACATCGCTCTCGCTCCCGTTCCCGCGAACGGCGTTCTCGCTCCCGGGACCGAGGTGGGCGTgggggcggcggcggcggcggcggtggtggtggtggcggcgGAGGCGGCGGCCGTGACCGGGAACGTCGGCGGTCAAGAGACCGCGAACGTTCGGGGCGCTTCTGA
- the cbsb gene encoding cystathionine beta-synthase b — protein sequence MPSVPPTSEPAASCPHASQESVGWGNGGVVDGEQGVEEREWIRPDLPSNCTWRLGLAPSESPHPHPERKSASSILPNILHMIGNTPLVRINKISKAFGLKCELLAKCEFFNAGGSVKDRISLRMVEDAERAGILKPGDTIIEPTSGNTGIGLALAAAIKGYRCIIVMPEKMSMEKVDVLRALGAEIVRTPTSARFDSPESHVGVAWRLKNEIPNSHILDQYRNPSNPLAHYDNTAEEILEQCDGKLDMLVAGAGTGGTITGVARKLKERCPNIKIIGVDPEGSILAEPGELNRTDKTQYEVEGIGYDFIPTVLDRSVIDTWYKSNDEESFAMSRMLIKDEGLLCGGSSGSAMASAVKAAKELKEGQRCVVILPDSIRNYMSKFLSDKWMFQKGFLREEDLMVSKPWWWNQKVQCLNLSAPLTVLPTVTCQNTIRILKEKAFDQAPVVDEAGTILGMVTLGNMLSSVLAGKVKAADPVSKVLYKQFKQICLTDNLGKLSRILEIDHFALVVHEQIQYLTDGSPSRRQMVFGVVTAVDLLNFITAREKRERSLSECSVGDDL from the exons ATGCCTTCTGTACCACCCACCTCAGAGCCCGCTGCATCCTGCCCACATGCCTCACAGGAGTCTGTCGGTTGGGGCAATGGCGGGGTGGTGGATGGGGAGCAGGGGGTTGAGGAGAGGGAGTGGATCCGGCCCGACCTTCCGAGCAACTGCACCTGGAGACTTGGGCTCGCACCCTCTGAGTCTCCACACCCCCATCCTGAAAG AAAGTCGGCCTCCAGCATCCTCCCGAACATCCTGCACATGATTGGAAACACACCCCTGGTCCGTATCAACAAGATCTCCAAGGCTTTCGGACTCAAGTGTGAACTGC TGGCCAAATGCGAGTTCTTCAATGCAGGAGGCAGCGTGAAAGACCGCATCAGCCTGCGTATGGTGGAGGATGCAGAGAGGGCCGGCATCCTTAAACCCGGGGACACCATCATCGAGCCGACGTCTGGCAACACCG GCATCGGATTGGCACTGGCTGCTGCCATCAAAGGTTACCGCTGCATCATCGTCATGCCGGAGAAGATGAGTATGGAGAAG GTAGACGTGTTGCGTGCCCTCGGGGCCGAGATCGTCCGCACTCCCACGAGCGCCCGCTTTGATTCGCCGGAGTCGCACGTGGGTGTGGCCTGGCGGCTGAAAAACGAGATCCCCAACTCGCACATCCTGGATCAGTACCGTAACCCGAGCAACCCACTGGCGCATTACGACAACACAgcggaggagatcctggagcagtgcgatg GTAAGTTGGACATGTTGGTGGCAGGGGCTGGTACTGGGGGGACCATCACTGGAGTTGCCCGGAAACTCAAAGAGCGCTGCCCCAATATCAAG ATCATCGGTGTGGATCCCGAGGGTTCCATTCTGGCTGAGCCTGGGGAACTGAATAGGACAGACAAAACCCAGTATGAGGTGGAAGGAATTGGCTACGACTTCATCCCTACCGTCCTGGACAGATCG GTTATTGACACCTGGTACAAAAGCAACGATGAGGAGTCATTCGCCATGTCCCGCATGCTCATCAAAGATGAGGGGCTTCTGTGTG ggggcagttcaggcagcGCCATGGCTTCAGCTGTGAAGGCCGCCAAAGAGCTGAAGGAGGGTCAGCGCTGTGTGGTCATTCTGCCGGACTCCATCCGCAACTACAT GTCCAAGTTCCTAAGTGACAAGTGGATGTTCCAGAAGGGCTTCCTGAGGGAGGAAGACCTCATGGTGTCCAAACCCTG GTGGTGGAATCAGAAGGTGCAATGTCTGAATCTGTCTGCCCCACTGACGGTGCTGCCCACGGTGACCTGCCAGAACACCATCCGTATCCTGAAGGAGAAGGCTTTTGACCAGGCTCCTGTCGTAGATGAGGCCGG GACTATCCTTGGTATGGTTACCTTGGGCAACATGCTGTCCTCTGTGCTGGCTGGCAAAGTGAAGGCCGCTGACCCTGTGAGCAAGGTGCTTTACAAGCAGTTCAAACAG ATCTGCCTGACTGACAACCTGGGGAAGCTCTCCCGGATCCTGGAGATTGACCACTTTGCTCTGGTGGTCCATGAGCAGATCCAGT ATCTGACGGATGGTTCTCCTTCTCGGAGGCAGATGGTCTTCGGGGTGGTGACGGCCGTCGACCTGCTGAACTTCATCACGGCCAGAGAGAAGCGGGAACGTTCTCTGTCAGAGTGCAGTGTCGGCGATGACCTGTAG
- the cryaa gene encoding alpha-crystallin A chain — MRFSQGVIQPAGLAVSPIFLLQSLLPSTADAMDITIQHPWLRRALGSFYPTRLFDQFFGEGLFDYDLSPFGSSTISPYYRASLLRAFMESSNLGISEVRSDRDRFSVYLDVKHFSPEELTVKVIEGYLEIRGKHEERQDDHGYISRQFHRRYRLPSDVDQSSFTCSLSQDGLLTLCAPKVTSVADTARGDRSIPVTRNDKPSSAPSS; from the exons ATGCGGTTCTCGCAGGGAGTCATTCAGCCTGCTGGGCTTGCGGTCTCTCCTATCTTCCTCCTTCAGTCTCTCCTGCCTTCCACCGCTGACGCCATGGATATCACCATTCAGCATCCCTGGCTCCGACGGGCCTTGGGTTCCTTCTACCCCACTCGCCTCTTCGACCAGTTCTTCGGAGAAGGCCTCTTCGACTATGACCTCTCACCCTTTGGTAGCTCTACCATCAGCCCCTATTACAGAGCTTCGCTCCTCCGCGCCTTCATGGAGTCGTCCAACTTGGGGATTTCTGAG GTGAGGTCTGACCGGGACAGGTTCTCCGTCTACCTGGACGTGAAGCACTTCTCCCCTGAAGAGCTCACTGTCAAGGTGATCGAAGGCTATTTGGAGATCCGGGGCAAGCATGAAGAGAGGCAG GACGACCATGGCTACATCTCACGTCAGTTCCACCGCCGGTACCGCTTACCCTCAGACGTGGACCAGTCATCCTTCACCTGCTCGCTGTCTCAGGATGGCCTGCTCACCCTCTGTGCCCCAAAGGTGACCTCTGTGGCCGACACGGCTCGTGGCGACCGTAGCATACCCGTCACCCGCAATGACAAGCCCAGCTCCGCCCCCTCCTCCTAG